The genomic stretch cgatggattcttcgggcagcattctaaacatctcatattcttgacttaatgtattcaaccttgatctctttacttcgGTGGTGCCTTCATGTGTCTCCACTAAGGTGTCCCATATTTGTTTCGCTGATTTGCATTGAGATATGTGGAAGAACTCATCCATGTTTAAagcactttgaagaatgtttattgctttcttttcatttaagatttttttcttatcatTTTCATCATACGAACTCTTTATCTTTGGAGTACCAATGCCATTGACCACACTCATAGGATTATGCGGATCATCTTCAACggcttcccatatgccttctccttgggcttctagatgtgccttcatgcggatcttccaaaaatcaaaatattcttcagAGAAAATGGTGGTTTGttactacttccaccgtctttgaaaaccggATTCGTTCTTGCGGAAGCCATGCAGATCTTGTAGGAACAGGTTACCTATAACCcactctgataccaattgtaagtttaaggagtgccttagagagggggtgaatgaggcacttagacgattttccggattttttacggtttattgatttttactttcttgagatgcttatgtgatgaaaagcggtaaagtgcggaaagtaaagaacaccacgatgtatagtggttcccctcacagatcgagagtactccactcccctttcaacatgaaagagaaatcactataatgttagattcctagacaagacaccttaaggtctTTCTATCTAATTTTAACACACCAAGAgcaatcctcttggatttacaatgtttaaaatccaatcgagactcaaattctcacaaaagaacctcttgcatccacacaccggatagcaaggataaaaccttacaaacttattcttaacaatcctaaaaataagttgtaatcaagagatataattctgaatttttgtagaagatgaaatagttgaaaatttaaagtatatcaatttatcaattgatcttctcctttgtaacacttaattcttacaataattatacaagtgttctttgtatggaATGAAAATATGATGCTTAAAAAAAGGTTTATGCAAGatttcactcttaagaaaatttggaagaacacttaaaaaatgttcgaaagaatatgagtaattgatttgaaatttttgcaaggaggtgaatttgaaatctgaaaaaatgatgtatatatgttgtctaaacacctcctcaaatggatgcaattacccaaaggatgccatggttcatggtaaagaaaatagaaaagtttccatgaagagatgcactgatttttgcctctggttcagtggtaatcgattaccttaatatgggtaatcggttacttTTCTCCAACatgcaaaaatatttgaatttttcacagagtaatcgattaccttaaaatggataatcgattacttcatcccagatttgaaaaatagcttaaacaatgaagtgttatgatttcttttatgcataaaattacttccaatgattatggcatgaatgagacatgttttgaacacttgtataatcatctagaggtcaagtgttatacctattcatttgaaatacgaatcttcatgagtttcatcgagacttgatcatttaggtgaaaacttccttcatgagcttgaatcttgatcaatcctttttgttaatcaatcttagacttgtagagaagtttgtcatcatcaaaacatttgagaagtcatgtcttcacatACACCAATGAACCATAATCACTCATTTCAAACTGAAACAAATACCCCTTTTCTAACCCTTTCCTCTCATGTAGGCTTCAAAAACCTAATAGGTAACTCATATTAGACCTGTCATAAGTTATTTTGTTTACAGATTAAGTCAGTTTCTCTCAAAACCAAATCCAACTACACACTGCTTTTCTAATCCTGAAATACATCAAAGCAACATTTGCTCAAGTCTTGCTCTTCAAAACCACTTCTTCAACCACTCTAAGAGGGTTTGTAGATTCATACTAGGTGCTTTCAAAGACACTAGGAGATCTACAACCGAACTCTGCTTCTTTTTTGGACAGTTCTCTCATACCATGAAAAAGAAAAAAGCAACATCTAGTTTCAAGATCATCTTCGAAAGCAGAATACTTAATACAACATGTAGTTTCAAGATCAATGATTATTGTACCTTCTCCGATACCTCAATATTCCTCACCCAAAAACAGGTTTCCATCTACTATGAGAACAACTAAGCAATTCACACTGCTAACACCTCGTCTTCTACAAACGCACAAAGCACATTAAAATGGACTTTCATGTGATCCGTGACAAGATTTAGTCCAAAATTATACACCTGATGTCAATACAATCTTCAGAGCATGTTGTTGACTTATTCATTATAACACTTCATTCTAGACCCTTTACTACTTTATCGCACAAATTATAGATGTACACCATTCATTTTAAGTTTGAGGGAGGGTGTTAAATATATTTAATCTATTATATTTAGTTTTTTTATTAAGTTGTTTTACTAgaattattttaattattatgtTATGATGAACTTTTAATAGTAACAAACTAATcatattatttatattatttagGGACTCTCATGTTATAATGAAATCTTCTTCTGTCTCGTTTTATTTCTCATGTTGGTAAGAAATGTGGGATTTAATGTGGTCTATATCCCACACATGTTAACAGATAGTGCAAATTGATGAGTTTTCTAAGACACACTCTACATTAAAAATGCACAAATGTTATACATATCACCCCTTTTTTCCTACCTTAGTTTTTTTTAATCGGTTGTTCTCTAATAGATAGGTTATTTGGATAACTCAAATAGACACCTTTGATAAACATATCATATAATATACGTTATTATCACATATCTTTACTCTTTCTCAAATGATCTGTCTAGTAATACTAGTAATGAAAAAGAAgaatttgaaacaaagtcaagTCAAAGATGTAGCAATTTAAATATGGCCATCAAAAGAGATCAATCCCAACAGACTTTATTATTAGTCTTTGCCCAATAAAATTTTTAATCTATATTCTATTCTTTTAAGAAAAATTCCAATATATTTGACACAAAAAAATGTTACTATACATGTAAAATTGGATCAGGACCCTACCCACTGTCTCAAGAAATTTCTtaaattctttttcttttcaagAAAATTCAAATAAACAGAAAAACAAAAAAGTTTGAACAAAAAGTTTCTTTCAGACTTTCAAAGCCAAGAACAATTCTTCCCTTCTCATACCTACCATCACCATGTATAAATACCAAATCTTCATCTCTATTCTTTAACAAATTTGGAACATACACAAAAGGCCAAGAAGAAGATAAACACTTTACGTTAcaatttcttttcttttttgcATAAATAATTCCTAACATATATTATTATACACTTCATCATGGCTTTTCTGAAACCAGCTTTTAAGCCTGGCCTATTTCTTCACTCTAACTTTACCCCTCGTTATACTACAGACTCTCTTCCTAGGTAATGTCTACCAACTTTTTCATATACTATGTTGTTTTGGTGTTGGTTTTGTTGCAAAGTAATGAATGAAAAGTTTTGGTACAGGTTCAGCATACCAAAGAACTCAATGCCAAAAGAAGCTGCGTACCGGAACATACACGATGAGTTGCAGCTCGATGCTAATCCAAAGCTGAACTTAGCTTCCTTTGTGACCACATCTATGGAGGAAGAATGCAACAAGCTTATCATGGAATCCATCAACAAAAACTACGTCGACATGGATGAGTATCCAGCTACCACTGATCTTCATGTACTTCATCACTTTCCCATCTTATAAATATATCTATTTATATCGGTATATAACTATATATTCTCCTCGCCTCATTTAACAGAATCGATGTGTGAACATGATAGCGCGTTTGTTCAACGTTGAGATTGGAGAAAATGAGAGTGCAATAGGTGTGGGAACAGTTGGATCATCTGAGGCCATAATGCTGGCAGGACTTGCATTCAAGAAGAAGTGGCAGAACAGACGTAAGGCCGAAGGAAAATCTTATGATAAGCCAAACTTGGTTACTGGTGCTAATGTGCAGGTGTGTTGGAAGAAATTTGCTAGATATTTTGAGGTGGAACTGAGGGAAGTGAAGGTGAGAGAAGATTACTATGTAATGGAACCTGCCAAAGCTGTTGAGATGGTAGATGAGAATACAATTTGTGTGGCTGCAATCTTAGGTTCAACTTATAATGGAGAATTTGAAGATGTTAAACTCTTGAATGATCTCTTGTTAGAGAAAAACAAACAAACTGAGTAAGCTAAAACATAAGCCAAACTAAATATTATATCTCTCAAACATCAATATATTGGTTCACTGATCATGCTTGTGAATTTATAGATGGGATACACCTATTCATGTGGATGCTGCAAGTGGTGGTTTTATTGCTCCTTTTTTATATCCAGAGCTAGAATGGGATTTCAAACTCCCATTAGTGAAGAGCATAAATGTTAGTGGCCATAAGTATGGCCTTGTTTATGCAGGAATTGGTTGGGTTATATGGAGGACAAAACAAGACTTGCCTCAAGATCTTATCTTTCATATTAACTACCTTGGAGCTGACCAACCCACCTTCACCCTAAACTTTTCAAAAGGTGCATAAAAACCATCTCTCTTCATCTTTCATTACTTTGGCTTACACCTAGGGGTGGCAATTAGATCCATTAAGagaaaatccatccaatccatccatcaaaaaatccatccaatccatcaattacataaaaaattaagttaatggattgatccaatccatccatttataagcatggattgatccaatccatccaacacattttaatgatccaatagatttttttatctaattttaaaaaaatatattttttcaaatattaaattttttttataaaaaataaatttttttataaaaaataatttttttatttttttcaaaaaaaaatcaattttttttcgaaaataaatcaacttttttttcgaaaaaaaatcatttttttttgaaaatacaaaaaatcgattttttccaaaaatttaaaaataaaaaaaattcttatttttaAATTAGAAAACTGATATTGtttttttacgaatataaaaaaatttatttttaaattatttttttttacgaatataaaaaaaattaaattattattttcaaaaatacaaaaatatttttttttttgaataaaaaatattttttctcaaaaaaaaaaactgatattgttttattaaaaaaaagtaaaaaactttaaaaaaaaaataaatttcaaagaaaaattttaaaggaaaaaaaaatggatggatggatatccatccattaaaaatatgataatggatggattggatgaatttttattcttaatggatggattggattggatatttttaaaaaacttttggtggattgttaatggataatggattgttttgatccatccattaaggatccaatccatatccatccaatccatccattttgccacccctacttACACCATATATACCTCTGTAGCACTGACGCTTCTGAACAAATGAGTGTTCAGTGTCCGACACATGTTCATCACATAGCTTAAATTTAACCTTCGACTTTTTGCAGGTTCAAGTCAGATAATTGCTCAGTACTATCAACTGATTCGTCTTGGCCAAGAGGTGAGCCTAAGAAACATATTTTAGTTTGATTTACAATCCTTATCACTCCAGAGACATTAACTAACTTGTGGATGCATTTCGTTTTACTTGTCTTGCTAGGGTTATCGGAGTATTATGGAGGATTGCAGAGAAAATGCAATGGTTTTGAAGGAACACTTGGAAGAAACTGGATATTTTAACATACTCTCCAAAGACAATGGAGTTCCTATGGTAGCATTTTCTCTCAAGGACAGAAACCAGTACGACGAATTCAAGATATCGGAGATGTTGCGGCGCCATGGTTGGATTGTTCCGGCATATACAATGCCAGCAGGTGCTCACCATATAAAAGTGCTTCGTGCGGTGATCAGAGCTGACTTTTCACGCACACTTGTCGAACGTCTTGCAGTTGACATAAAGAATGTATTGCATGAGCTTCAGAAACTTGACCTTAAGATTAAGGATGAGAAGTCATTGGATGCACACATGGAAGTCAACAAGCGTCAGAAATCATGGCTGCTTAGATAGCTATATTGAGGGTTATTCTCTTGATAACTAAATATAAAGAACCTAGTTAACTAGTTCGTGTTCTAACTAACTCCAACCAAAGTTGGGCCTTTAGttatatttgttttatttttcaaatcATTTACCTTATTTAATTATTGTTTTGTGTTTATAGATTATATTTTTTGTAATAAATTTGTGCATGTCATGCACTTCTTGTAATAAGGTTGATGTACATTATGAAATTATACAGAACAATCAAGACAATGACAGAAGAAAACATCAAAATGCGATTTTACATTCTATCTAGTCCTAATCATTGCCTGAAAAATCCTAAGAAGCTTTTTTCTTCTTGTACTTTTTGGCTGAAACTATGTACACCAACATATTTAAGAAACTAAGCGCAGCTAGAAGCCAGAAAAAATAATCAAGATGACCTTTGTTCAAGTTATCTGGAATCCACCCGGGTCTTCCTCCTTGTGTAGTGAAGTAAGTTACAACAGTGAGAATGAAAGAGCTCAAGTAATTCCCCAATGAAGTAGTCAAAAGCGAGAAAGCAGTGCATAAACTCCGCATAGCATCGGGAGATTGGTCATAGAAGAACTCAAGTTGCCCCACATTTGTGAATACTTCTGCTGCTCCAAATAAGAAATATTGAGGTATTTGCCATAATACACTAATCGGTACAGCGACAGGTTTATCAACAAGGTCAAGCTCTCGTGCAAGCTGCAGACGCTTAATTTCCACAGCAGCAGCGGCTAACATGCTAAATATTGAAATGAAAAGGCCAATTCCCATTCTTTGCAACTCCGAAAAGCCTCGTTCTTTGCCGGTGAATTTCCTTGCAATCGGAACTATAATTTTGTCGTAGACGGGAACCCAGAAAATAACACTTATTACATCAAAACACGAGAGTGAAGCTGGAGGAATTTTGAAGGAACCAATACTTGTGTCCATCAAAGTTCCTTGTTCCACAAACATTGTGGACAACTGGGCATAAACAGAATTAAAAACAATTCCAGCAGCCCAAATTGGAAACATTCGAATCAAAGTTTTCAATTCCTCCACCTGTGTCACAGTGCAAAGTCTCCACAAGTTAGAATTGTCACCGCTTTCCCTCTCAGCATCCGACACTATAGCTGCTCTGTCGAGACACCTTCATTAAAACAATGGACATCAAAGAACATCAGTGGACCGACCAACTATTAGTTGGAAAAGTTTATAGTAAACTCAAAGTTAATTAAACAATTGCCTTAGCTCGTCGCTATGTTCGAGTTTCCTACTTCCAAGAATCGCAGATCTCTTGTCCGGTGTCTCGTACAGGAGACTACTATTCTCAGGGAGAACCAGTCGCCGCTTCCGAAAAGATGCTACAACTACTTGAAACATTCTTGTAATAGGGCTTCCCCCTGGTTTTTGAAATCTGTAGAGGGGTGTGCCTAAAAAGAAGCTTCCTATAGCTAATCCCATAAACAAAGCAGGAATGCCAAATCCGATACCCCAGCCTGCATTTTCTTGAGTCCATACAATCAAAGTGCTTGATACAAAGGCGCCAATGTTGA from Lathyrus oleraceus cultivar Zhongwan6 chromosome 7, CAAS_Psat_ZW6_1.0, whole genome shotgun sequence encodes the following:
- the LOC127106804 gene encoding glutamate decarboxylase 4 gives rise to the protein MAFLKPAFKPGLFLHSNFTPRYTTDSLPRFSIPKNSMPKEAAYRNIHDELQLDANPKLNLASFVTTSMEEECNKLIMESINKNYVDMDEYPATTDLHNRCVNMIARLFNVEIGENESAIGVGTVGSSEAIMLAGLAFKKKWQNRRKAEGKSYDKPNLVTGANVQVCWKKFARYFEVELREVKVREDYYVMEPAKAVEMVDENTICVAAILGSTYNGEFEDVKLLNDLLLEKNKQTEWDTPIHVDAASGGFIAPFLYPELEWDFKLPLVKSINVSGHKYGLVYAGIGWVIWRTKQDLPQDLIFHINYLGADQPTFTLNFSKGSSQIIAQYYQLIRLGQEGYRSIMEDCRENAMVLKEHLEETGYFNILSKDNGVPMVAFSLKDRNQYDEFKISEMLRRHGWIVPAYTMPAGAHHIKVLRAVIRADFSRTLVERLAVDIKNVLHELQKLDLKIKDEKSLDAHMEVNKRQKSWLLR
- the LOC127106801 gene encoding protein NRT1/ PTR FAMILY 8.3, with product MGSIIDNDSSSLAEESLLQDEEIKKYTGDGSVDFKGRPVLKQNTGNWKACPFILGNECCERLAYYGIAKNLVTYLTRKLHQGNVSAARNVTTWQGTCYLTPLIGAILADSYWGRYWTIAVFSTIYFIGMCTLTLSASVPALKPAECFGSVCPPATPVQYAAFFFGLYLIALGTGGIKPCVSSFGADQFDDTDPQERVKTGSFFNWFYFSINIGAFVSSTLIVWTQENAGWGIGFGIPALFMGLAIGSFFLGTPLYRFQKPGGSPITRMFQVVVASFRKRRLVLPENSSLLYETPDKRSAILGSRKLEHSDELRCLDRAAIVSDAERESGDNSNLWRLCTVTQVEELKTLIRMFPIWAAGIVFNSVYAQLSTMFVEQGTLMDTSIGSFKIPPASLSCFDVISVIFWVPVYDKIIVPIARKFTGKERGFSELQRMGIGLFISIFSMLAAAAVEIKRLQLARELDLVDKPVAVPISVLWQIPQYFLFGAAEVFTNVGQLEFFYDQSPDAMRSLCTAFSLLTTSLGNYLSSFILTVVTYFTTQGGRPGWIPDNLNKGHLDYFFWLLAALSFLNMLVYIVSAKKYKKKKAS